In Candidatus Binataceae bacterium, one DNA window encodes the following:
- a CDS encoding ATP-binding protein: MPSAGAAAESANTRINLKSQLHWWGAALGAAVALADALILRRLGVNLTSHGHDVMWPVVAWFGAWFAVLGFMLGKTLDDRQRARTSADLIGAQMRELAASRERLLQSEKLAALGTLAAAIAHEVRNPLAVIRSAAQSLAEAAPSEAAETLRSCRFMMEEADRLASLVNSLLAFARPARLTAQAVAAAELFDRALLLARGPIESRQVRIERREAPRSAVASADPNLIAQVLAGLLTNAAQAAPIGGEVKIECRAEDSTVELVVEDSGPGVPAALHDRIFEPFFTTRASGVGLGLAIARQITEAHGGSIRLGESSSGGARFSVILPRAALP; this comes from the coding sequence ATGCCTTCAGCGGGAGCGGCGGCTGAGTCCGCCAATACCCGCATCAACCTCAAGTCGCAACTGCACTGGTGGGGCGCCGCGCTCGGCGCGGCCGTCGCGCTAGCCGATGCGCTCATCCTGAGGCGGCTCGGTGTAAACCTGACTTCCCATGGCCATGACGTGATGTGGCCTGTGGTTGCCTGGTTTGGAGCATGGTTCGCGGTGCTGGGGTTCATGCTCGGTAAAACCCTCGACGACCGCCAGCGCGCGCGGACTTCCGCCGATCTCATCGGTGCGCAAATGAGGGAACTCGCCGCATCCCGCGAGCGTCTCTTGCAGTCGGAAAAGCTCGCAGCCCTGGGAACCCTCGCCGCTGCGATCGCCCACGAGGTGCGAAACCCGCTCGCGGTAATTCGTTCCGCCGCACAAAGCCTGGCGGAGGCCGCACCATCAGAGGCCGCCGAAACCCTGCGCTCCTGCCGGTTCATGATGGAAGAGGCAGACCGGCTTGCCAGCCTGGTGAACTCGCTGCTCGCCTTCGCGCGGCCGGCCCGGCTCACGGCGCAGGCGGTGGCGGCCGCCGAATTGTTCGATCGGGCACTACTGCTGGCTCGCGGGCCAATCGAGTCGCGCCAGGTCCGCATCGAGCGTCGGGAGGCGCCGAGGAGCGCGGTCGCGAGTGCGGATCCAAACTTGATCGCACAGGTGCTCGCCGGCCTTCTAACCAATGCCGCGCAGGCGGCGCCGATAGGTGGTGAAGTCAAGATCGAATGTCGCGCGGAAGATTCGACTGTCGAACTGGTGGTCGAAGATTCCGGACCCGGCGTTCCTGCGGCTCTCCACGATAGAATCTTTGAACCGTTTTTCACCACCCGGGCGAGCGGTGTCGGACTCGGACTGGCAATCGCGCGGCAAATCACCGAAGCGCACGGCGGCTCGATCCGGCTCGGCGAAAGCTCATCGGGCGGGGCCCGGTTCAGCGTGATCTTGCCACGCGCGGCGCTGCCATGA
- a CDS encoding DUF2834 domain-containing protein, whose translation MNLKQIVLGIVLAGFSILTAYALIGYGYVGFFREAISNLASVTLLVDLIISLTIILVYLGNDARERGASAVPYLLLTLAFGSVGPLLYLIRRMGGNHDVNREPARPAGASN comes from the coding sequence ATGAATCTCAAACAGATTGTACTGGGGATCGTACTAGCCGGTTTTTCAATTCTGACCGCCTACGCGTTAATCGGGTACGGGTACGTAGGCTTTTTTCGCGAGGCCATCTCCAACCTTGCTTCCGTAACGCTACTGGTGGACCTGATAATCTCGCTCACGATCATCCTGGTTTACCTCGGCAATGATGCCCGCGAGCGAGGGGCTTCGGCAGTGCCGTATCTACTGCTAACACTCGCCTTTGGCAGCGTGGGGCCGCTTCTCTATTTGATTCGCCGCATGGGCGGAAATCACGACGTCAATCGCGAGCCGGCTCGTCCCGCGGGCGCATCCAATTAA
- a CDS encoding sulfatase-like hydrolase/transferase codes for MGRKILFITTDQQRYDALGCNGGRIARTPVADGLAAAGINFRRAYNQNTVCMPARSTMITGQYVRTHGVFANGVPLPPDAPSIAAWLHEKAGYRTALIGKAHFEPMLDPGARWFENRMADEGKTGPYRGFEHMELAMHGPMGRWHYSKWLNSNFPAEAAGFGRMLSAKGGGDTGAPEVTYNPVPRAHYHTDWIADRTIAYLNSLGVNDDWFVWMSFPDPHHPWDPPASEARRINWHDLDLPPGHPGSREKIEKILAAKPRHWLEWYQGRFRNDEGGSMAFIPCVMTHDQVREINALTHVENELIDEACGRVLGRIAERGWDGSTDIFFTTDHGELQGDFGLMFKGPYHVDALMRVPLIWRPAPVARVAPAEIAEPVGHLDIAPTFCQIAGVATPEWAQGRSLPTAGGSGRQGAITEWDSQFAEIGMHLRSIYRDGWVCTVYEKSTRDFGFNLTLVYQALQQNRPVPDIRYQGTEGELYNLAEDPLQWRNLWDDAGYRKVKSDLIADLYDNLPKARDPRLTVDAPA; via the coding sequence TCGCACGCACCCCGGTGGCGGATGGTTTGGCTGCTGCGGGTATCAACTTTCGCCGCGCGTACAACCAGAACACGGTATGTATGCCCGCGCGCTCCACGATGATCACGGGACAGTACGTGCGCACTCACGGTGTCTTTGCCAACGGCGTGCCGCTCCCGCCCGATGCTCCGAGCATCGCGGCCTGGCTCCATGAAAAAGCGGGCTACCGGACCGCGCTGATCGGCAAGGCGCATTTCGAGCCGATGCTCGATCCCGGCGCGCGCTGGTTCGAAAACCGGATGGCGGATGAGGGGAAGACCGGCCCGTACCGTGGGTTCGAACACATGGAGCTGGCCATGCACGGGCCGATGGGTCGCTGGCACTATTCGAAGTGGCTGAACAGCAACTTTCCCGCAGAAGCCGCAGGGTTCGGGAGGATGCTGAGTGCCAAGGGGGGCGGCGATACTGGCGCCCCGGAAGTTACCTACAATCCGGTGCCGCGCGCGCACTATCACACCGATTGGATCGCGGACCGTACCATCGCGTATCTCAACTCGCTGGGTGTGAATGACGACTGGTTCGTGTGGATGAGCTTTCCCGACCCCCATCATCCGTGGGACCCGCCGGCCAGCGAGGCACGCCGGATCAACTGGCACGACCTCGATTTGCCGCCCGGCCATCCGGGTTCGCGCGAGAAGATCGAAAAAATCCTTGCCGCGAAGCCGCGCCATTGGCTGGAATGGTACCAGGGGCGCTTTCGCAACGATGAAGGCGGTTCGATGGCCTTCATCCCGTGTGTCATGACCCATGACCAGGTGCGTGAAATCAACGCGCTCACCCACGTCGAAAACGAGCTTATCGATGAGGCGTGTGGCCGCGTGCTGGGCCGGATTGCGGAGCGCGGATGGGACGGCAGCACGGATATTTTCTTCACCACTGACCACGGCGAGCTGCAGGGCGATTTCGGTCTGATGTTCAAGGGCCCTTATCACGTCGACGCGTTGATGCGTGTCCCCCTCATCTGGCGCCCAGCACCGGTGGCCAGGGTTGCCCCGGCCGAGATCGCCGAGCCGGTCGGTCACCTCGATATTGCTCCCACCTTCTGCCAAATCGCGGGAGTTGCGACTCCGGAGTGGGCGCAAGGCAGGTCGCTCCCGACCGCAGGCGGCTCGGGTCGCCAGGGGGCCATCACCGAATGGGACAGCCAGTTCGCGGAGATCGGAATGCATCTGCGGTCGATCTATCGCGACGGCTGGGTCTGCACCGTGTACGAGAAGTCAACCCGTGACTTCGGGTTCAATCTCACATTGGTATACCAGGCGCTGCAGCAGAATCGGCCTGTGCCCGACATCCGCTACCAGGGGACGGAGGGCGAGCTCTACAACCTGGCCGAAGACCCGTTGCAGTGGCGAAATCTGTGGGATGATGCAGGGTATCGGAAGGTCAAGTCGGATCTGATTGCGGATCTGTACGACAATCTGCCAAAGGCGCGCGATCCGCGGCTGACCGTGGATGCTCCCGCCTGA